The genomic interval TGCTGGGCATTAGCTCCTGCGCGTACACGACGCTGACCGAGAAGCCCGATTGCAAAACAAAACCAAGCACTACGATTACTGGATATACCCAGGCTAGAGGCAGATGCGGCAGAATGAGAGCGAATGGTGCTGCACCTAGAATGGAAATCAGCATCATTTTTTTGCGTCCGATCCGATCCGCCAATATGCCACCAAGAAAGGTACCAGCAACACCAGCTGCCATAAATAGAAACAATGGAATCTGTGCTTGCTTAATCGTCAGATGATAGGCTTCCACCACATAAAACTGATAAAAGTTACCGATCGCTGCAGCATACCAGGATCGTGCAAATACGATCACGAACAAGATAGCAAGTGCAAACGCAACAACCTTGGGTGCAAGAGCGGGCTTCGCGCTGCCTGCCGCTTTGCGCTGCATTTTGCCATCATGTACAGCTAACTGCGTCTTATACCAAGGAACGACTTTCGTCAAAATAATAATGGCTGTAGCAGCAAGCAATGTCCCCCATATAGCACCCTTCTGTCCAAACGGCAGGAAGATCAGCATCGTCATCAACGGGCCGAGCATTTGACCAAAATTACCGCCAACCTGATAGATCGACTGGGAGAAAGCTCTGCGATTGCCTGCGGCCAAATGCACAACCCGAGAGCCCTCCGGATGGAACACGGCTGAGCCAAGCCCCACAAACACAACCGCGAGCAGCACCAAGTAGAAGTTCGATGCGAAGGCTAAGCCAACCATCCCGAGCATGCTGGCACACATCCCGACAGGAAGCATCCAAGGCGCGGGTCTCTTATCCGAGATCAAGCCCACAACAGGCTGCATAACGGATGAAGTCATATTGAGCGTAAAAGCAATCCAGCCGATTTGTGCCAAGCTTAACCGTAGAGATTGCTCCAATACGGGAAACAGCGCGGATACAACCGACTGCATCATATCATTCATGAGATGAACGGAGCTGATGCAAATGAGTATCGAGTATACAGTAGCTGATTTTATCGCTTCTTTATTGATTTTTCTCGTTTCTTGCTGTGCAGACATGTTTAGTAGGACCTGCCTTTCTTAACGAAAAACACTCGTTCCCCTCAACGAAACGAGCAGCAAGCATGAACTAAGCTATTGCAAACTTCATGCACACAGGACTAGGCAGCTCTAGCTCCGAATCCAGCTTGGACAGCAGCCCACTTTCCGCATTTACTGAGAATACAGTAATATTGCCTGTCTTCTGATGAGCAACGAGTAAATGATCGCCGCTTGGCGTAAGGACAAAATTTCGCGGTGACTCTCCGCCGCAATCGATATGCTGAATAAGCGAGAGCTGTCCGTTTCCTTGATCCACTGCAAATACAGCAATACTATTATGACCACGGTTAGAGCTGTACAAAAAGCGTCCCGAAACTCCTAAATGAATATCCGCTGAATCGTTATATCCATTGTAGTCCGCTGGCAATGCTGATATCACCTGGTTTGCTGTTAATGCGCCCAGTTCCGCATCCACATCAAATTGTGTAATCGTCGAATCCAGCTCATTCATCACGTAGCCTGTTTTTAAATGAGGATGGAAAATCAAGTGACGTGGACCAGCACCACGGTGGACCTTGCTAATCCCATGAGGAATAAGCGAGCGCCGTTCCTCATCATAGCGATAAATAACGATCGCATCGATACCCAAATCGACTGCACATACATAAGAAGAACCAAACGGAATGATGCAATGAGCATGCGGTGCATCCTGCCTTGCTGCGTTTGGTCCGAGCTCACCAGCATTTTGCTGAACAGATGTTGCCGCCTCCAGCCCGCCATCAGCCTTAATCGGTAATAATGCAACGTTTCCGCCTGTATAATTGGCAGCTAAGAGCACCTGCCCCGCTTTGTCCGTGCTAATGTAGCAAGGATGAGCGCCATATGTAAGCAAGCGGTTGCCTGTAGGTTTCAGCAAGCCCGTTGCTTTATCAATCTCAAACGAAGCGACTGAGCCACCGCTGGCATCACCGGTTACTTCAGTTTCACTAGCCGCATATAAGCTGCCGCCATTTGGATTT from Paenibacillus sp. FSL K6-3182 carries:
- a CDS encoding lactonase family protein — protein: MSNLKEQPTPINILYIGSYGTAEESTIHVCAFDETTGELTILQHLSGLENASYLTLNPNGGSLYAASETEVTGDASGGSVASFEIDKATGLLKPTGNRLLTYGAHPCYISTDKAGQVLLAANYTGGNVALLPIKADGGLEAATSVQQNAGELGPNAARQDAPHAHCIIPFGSSYVCAVDLGIDAIVIYRYDEERRSLIPHGISKVHRGAGPRHLIFHPHLKTGYVMNELDSTITQFDVDAELGALTANQVISALPADYNGYNDSADIHLGVSGRFLYSSNRGHNSIAVFAVDQGNGQLSLIQHIDCGGESPRNFVLTPSGDHLLVAHQKTGNITVFSVNAESGLLSKLDSELELPSPVCMKFAIA
- a CDS encoding MFS transporter, translated to MSAQQETRKINKEAIKSATVYSILICISSVHLMNDMMQSVVSALFPVLEQSLRLSLAQIGWIAFTLNMTSSVMQPVVGLISDKRPAPWMLPVGMCASMLGMVGLAFASNFYLVLLAVVFVGLGSAVFHPEGSRVVHLAAGNRRAFSQSIYQVGGNFGQMLGPLMTMLIFLPFGQKGAIWGTLLAATAIIILTKVVPWYKTQLAVHDGKMQRKAAGSAKPALAPKVVAFALAILFVIVFARSWYAAAIGNFYQFYVVEAYHLTIKQAQIPLFLFMAAGVAGTFLGGILADRIGRKKMMLISILGAAPFALILPHLPLAWVYPVIVVLGFVLQSGFSVSVVYAQELMPSKVGTASGLITGLAFGMGGLGAVVLGYLADARSLSFVMVACSVLPLMGLLALMLPKDRKESV